The Caretta caretta isolate rCarCar2 chromosome 10, rCarCar1.hap1, whole genome shotgun sequence genome has a window encoding:
- the CIAO2A gene encoding cytosolic iron-sulfur assembly component 2A isoform X1 has translation MRRGARPWSRTKRSRCMVTISADIIRTIRDPEKPSTLEELEVVTESCVEVHEIGEDEYLVIIRFTPTVPHCSLATLIGLCLRIKLQRCLPFKHKLEIYISEGAHSTEEDINKQINDKERVAAAMENPNLREIVEQCVTEPD, from the exons ATGCGCAGGGGAGCCAGGCCATGGAGCAGGACAAAGCGCTCGAGGTGTATGGTGACTATCTCAGCCG ATATAATTCGAACTATCCGGGATCCAGAGAAGCCTAGCACTTTAGAAGAACTGGAAGTGGTAACGGAAAGTTGTGTTGAAGTGCACGAGATAGGAGAAGATGAATATCTCGTTATTATCAGGTTTACACCAACAGTACCTCATTGCTCTTTGGCAACTCTCATTG ggcTTTGTTTGCGAATAAAACTTCAGAGATGTTTGCCTTTTAAGCACAAG TTGGAAATTTATATATCTGAAGGTGCCCATTCCACTGAGGAGGACA TCAACAAGCAAATAAATGATAAAGAGAGAGTAGCAGCTGCGATGGAGAATCCAAACTTGCGTGAAATTGTGGAGCAGTGTGTTACAGAACCGGACTAG
- the CIAO2A gene encoding cytosolic iron-sulfur assembly component 2A isoform X2 has protein sequence MSLVAGLLGRVLWLSGLRSGDHAQGSQAMEQDKALEVYDIIRTIRDPEKPSTLEELEVVTESCVEVHEIGEDEYLVIIRFTPTVPHCSLATLIGLCLRIKLQRCLPFKHKWFLSE, from the exons ATGTCGCTGGTGGCCGGGCTGCTGGGCCGGGTGCTGTGGCTCTCCGGGCTCCGTAGCGGGGACCATGCGCAGGGGAGCCAGGCCATGGAGCAGGACAAAGCGCTCGAGGTGTATG ATATAATTCGAACTATCCGGGATCCAGAGAAGCCTAGCACTTTAGAAGAACTGGAAGTGGTAACGGAAAGTTGTGTTGAAGTGCACGAGATAGGAGAAGATGAATATCTCGTTATTATCAGGTTTACACCAACAGTACCTCATTGCTCTTTGGCAACTCTCATTG ggcTTTGTTTGCGAATAAAACTTCAGAGATGTTTGCCTTTTAAGCACAAG TGGTTCCTGAGTGAGTAA
- the CIAO2A gene encoding cytosolic iron-sulfur assembly component 2A isoform X3, whose amino-acid sequence MSLVAGLLGRVLWLSGLRSGDHAQGSQAMEQDKALEVYDIIRTIRDPEKPSTLEELEVVTESCVEVHEIGEDEYLVIIRFTPTVPHCSLATLIGLCLRIKLQRCLPFKHKLEIYISEGAHSTEEDINKQINDKERVAAAMENPNLREIVEQCVTEPD is encoded by the exons ATGTCGCTGGTGGCCGGGCTGCTGGGCCGGGTGCTGTGGCTCTCCGGGCTCCGTAGCGGGGACCATGCGCAGGGGAGCCAGGCCATGGAGCAGGACAAAGCGCTCGAGGTGTATG ATATAATTCGAACTATCCGGGATCCAGAGAAGCCTAGCACTTTAGAAGAACTGGAAGTGGTAACGGAAAGTTGTGTTGAAGTGCACGAGATAGGAGAAGATGAATATCTCGTTATTATCAGGTTTACACCAACAGTACCTCATTGCTCTTTGGCAACTCTCATTG ggcTTTGTTTGCGAATAAAACTTCAGAGATGTTTGCCTTTTAAGCACAAG TTGGAAATTTATATATCTGAAGGTGCCCATTCCACTGAGGAGGACA TCAACAAGCAAATAAATGATAAAGAGAGAGTAGCAGCTGCGATGGAGAATCCAAACTTGCGTGAAATTGTGGAGCAGTGTGTTACAGAACCGGACTAG